DNA sequence from the Brevundimonas sp. NIBR10 genome:
CTTCGACCGGGCGACACCGTTGCGACGGGCACGCCGGCCGGGACCGGGCAGGAGCGCCTGGAGTTCCTCAAGACCGGGGACCTCGTCGAGACCGAGGTCCAGTACTGCGGTCGTCAGCGCAACAGGGTCGTCGCGGGCCCTGCCGGATACGTCCGCGGATGACCGGCCCGGTCCTGCCTGCGCCGCTCAGGCCCATTCGACGCGTCGTCACGGGACACGACCCGGCTGGCCGTTCCGTGATCGTCGAGGACGGGCCGTCGCCGGTCGTGCGGACGGTGGAGGGGCGTCCGGGTTTCGTGAACACCAATGTCTGGCGAACCGTGGGCGGGCCCACCGAGATCGCGGCCCCCGACAGTATCGTCGACCATGAGGGCGTCATGCCGCCGGCCGGCGGCACGGTGTTGCGCATCATCGATTATCCGCCCCGACCGCGGGATCCGGAGGAGCGGCGCCGGCAGGCGTCGGCCTCGCTGAACGCCCTGTTCGCTGACGCCGCCCATGCGAGCGGGCACGCCAAGCCCGGCATGCATGTGACCCGTTCGGTCGACTACGCCATCGTGATCTCGGGCGTCGTCACCGCCATCCTGGAGGACGGCGAGACGGACCTTCATCCCGGCGACGTCCTGATCCAGCGGGGGACCAACCATGGCTGGGAGAACCGGACGGACGCCATGGCCCGGATCGCCTTCATCCTGGTCGATGGGCGCTGAGGTGGAGGCGGTCGCCCTGCATCGGTGTGGGTCGCATCCCGAGCCCGTGTCCAGACCGCGTGTGGCGCGAACCCGAAAGGGCGGCCTGGCCGTCATCGATGTCCATTGCCATGTCCTAGATCCGCAGGCCGAGCGCCTGGCCGAAGGCCTGCCTGAACGCCCCGTCGCGGGCCCCACGCCGGGCACAGCGGCGGGATGGACAGCCGACTACAATCGCCGGCTGATCGAAACCGCCTACAGGCCGCGACTGACCGATCTGTCGGCCCGCCTGGCCGACATGGACGCCATGGGCGTGGACCTGCAGATCCTGAGCCCGTCTCCGACCCAGTACTACTACTGGGCCGGGCCGGAAGCGGCGGAGGCGCTCGTCCTTCGCCAGAACGAAGGCATCGCCGAGCTTTGCGCCCGGCATCCGGACCGTCTCGCCGGTCTGGCCACGGTCTCCCTGCAGCATCCGGAGCGCGCCGCGGCGCAGGCTCGCCACGCAATCCGCGAACTGGGGCTCAAGGGCGTGGAGATCTCTACCCTGGTAGGCGCAGACCCTGTAGACGCTCCGCGCTTCGATCCCTTCTGGTCGGCGATGAACGATCTGGGCGCGCCCGTGCTGCTCCATCCCCTGGGAACGACCCTCGGGTCGCGCCTTGACGACCACTACCTCTCCAACATCATCGGCCAGCCCGCCGAGACGGCGGTGGCGCTGTCGCGACTGATCATGGGCGGTCATCTGGACCGGTTTGACGCGGTCAGGATCTGCGCCGTTCATGGCGGGGGCTATCTGCCGCTCTACGCCGGCCGCTCGGATCACGCCTGGTCGGTGCGGCCCGAAAGTTGCGGCTGCCTGCAACCGCCCAGCGCCTATCTGAAACGGCTCTGGTTCGACTCGCTCGTCTACGACCCGGCCCATCTGCGCCGCCTGATCGACGTCGTGGGGGCCGACAGGGTGGTCGTGGGCACCGACTATCCGTTCGACATGGGCGACTACGACCCTGTGGGGCTCATCAGGTCGGTCGAGGGTCTGTCGCCTGCGGAGCGCGACGCGATTCTTTCCGGCAACGCCATCCGCCTGTTCGGGCTTGAGGCCTGACGAAGGGCCTTGCGCCGCGGCGAAAGCCCCTTTATTCCTGCTTGAAAGAATAAAGGGTTGACGGATGGGTTTGCGGGTTCTGGTCATTGGCGGCGGCATAGGCGGCCTGTCGGCGGCGATTGCGCTTGTGCGCGACGGTCATGCCGTTGACCTGATCGAACGCAATGCGGATCTCGCCGCGCTCGGCGCCGGTCTCACCTTCAATGGCGCGACGGCCAAGGCCCTGGCCCAGGTCGGGGTGATCGACGCGGTGCTGGCGCGCGGGTGTTCCCACGGGACGTCGCGCGTATGCGACAAGAACGGCAAGGTTCTGGTCGAAAGCAGCGACGAGGAGGTCTACGGCGCGGGCGTGCCCGTCCTGGGCGGCATCCTCAGGCCGGTCCTGCATGAGATCCTCAAGACAGAAGCCGAGCGACAAGGGGTCAGGGCGCGCACCTCCACGACGGTGGAGGCCATCGTCGAGAGCCCGGGCGGGGCGGAGATCACCTTTACGGACGGCTCCGCGCGAACCTATGATCTTGTCATCGGCGCGGACGGCCTGCTCTCGTCCACCCGCCGGATGGTGTTCCCGGATGCGCCCGGGCCGGTCTTTTCCGGCCAGGGCTGCTGGCGCGCCGTCGCCCCACGTCCCGCCTCGGTGACCACCAGCGAGCTCTATTTCGGGACGCGTCACAAGGCGGGAATCAATCCGGTCTCGGCCGACGAAATGTACCTGTTCTGCCTGGTGTCCGCCCCGACCAACCCCTGGCATGAGGAGGCCGACTGGGTGGATCTGCTCAAGGGGGAGCTCGCCGAGTTTGGCGGCCATATCGGCGAGGTGCGCGACAACCTGGGAGCCGGTTCCCGGATCAACTATCGCCCGCTTGAGACGATCGTCATGCCGCCGCCCTGGCACAAGGGCCGCGTCCTGCTGATCGGCGACGCCGCTCACGCCACGACGCCTCATGTGGGCTATGGCGCCGGCCTCGCGATCGAGGACGGGGTGGTGCTGGCCGAACTGCTGCGCGCAGGCGATCCCCTTCCCGAGGTCTTTGACGCCTTCATGACGCGTCGGTACGAGCGCTGCGCCGCCGTCGTCGAAGGCTCCGTCGGACTGGGCCAGCTCGAAATCGACCAGGCGCCGGTGGCGGATCAGCGACGCTTGTCGCGCCAGATCTACGATCTCATTCGCGAGCCGGCCTGAACATGACGTCGTCTGACCTGTCGCCGCCCCGCCTGTCGGATCCCGGTCTTCTGTCTTCCCGGGCCCTGATCGGCGGGCGTTGGGCGGACGCCGGGAGCGGGGCCGTCTTCGACGTCGTCAACCCGGCGACGGGGGCGGTGATCGGCCGGGTCCCGGACATGGGCGTCGCCGAGACCCGCGAAGCCATCGCGGCTGCGGCCGCCGCCTTTCCGGCCTGGCGGCGCCGCACCGCCCTTGAGCGCGGACGCATCCTTCGGCGGATGTCGGAGCTGATGATCGCCAACGTAGAGGATCTCGCCCTGATCATGACCTGCGAGCAGGGCAAGCCGCTCGCGGAGAGTCGGGGAGAGATCGCCTATGCAGCGTCCTTTCTGGAATGGTTCGCCGAGGAGGGGCGCAGGGTTTATGGCGAGATCATCCCGCCCAACATCCCGGGGCGACGTATCCTGACGACCCGGGAGCCGATCGGCGTGTTCGCCGCGATCACGCCCTGGAACTTTCCCTCGGCCATGATCACCCGCAAGGCGGCCCCGGCCTGGGCTGCAGGCTGTACAGGGGTCATTCGCCCGGCCAACCAGACACCGCTTTCGGCGCTCGCCCTCGGCGTGCTGGCCGAGCGTGCGGGTCTGCCGGCCGGCGTGTGCAATATCGTGACGGGTGATCCGGTTGCGATCGGCGCCGAACTCACCGGCAGTGCAACGGTCCGCAAGGTCAGCTTCACCGGTTCCACCCGGGTCGGCGCTATCCTGCTTGCCCAGTGCGCGCCCACCATCAAGAAGACGAGCATGGAGCTCGGCGGCAACGCGCCGTTTATCGTCTTCGACGACGCCGATCTCGATCTGGCCGTTGAAGGCGCCATGGTCGCCAAATTCCGCAACGCCGGCCAGACCTGCGTCTGCGCCAACAGACTGCTGGTCCAGACCGGGGTTCACGACGCCTTCGTCGCGCGGCTGAAGGCCAGGGTCGAGGCCCTGGTCTGCGGCGACGGCCTGCAGGGCGGCGTCACCCAGGGCCCCCTGATTGACGCCGGAGCCGTTCACAAGGTCGCTAACTATGTTGAGGACGCGGTCTCGAAAGGCGCACGCTGCGTCGCGGGCGGGCGGCCTGTGCGTGAGGCCTGGTTCGAGCCGACCGTTCTCGTCGATACGCCGACCACGGCCTTGTGTTTCCGCGAGGAGATCTTCGGGCCTGTCGCGCCGATCTTCCGGTTCGAGACCGAAGAGGAGGCGATCGCCCTGGCGAACGACACCGAGTTCGGCCTGGCGAGCTATCTGTACACGTCCGATCTCGCTCGGGCCTTCCGGGTCGCCGAAGCCCTCGAATGCGGCATTGTCGGCGTCAACGAGGGCCTGATTTCCACCGAGGTCGCCCCGTTCGGTGGCGTGAAGTCCTCCGGCTTGGGGCGCGAAGGCTCCCGTCACGGGATCGAGGACTATCTGGAGATCAAATACATCGGCATCGGCGGGATCGGTCGACCGCTTGTCTGATCCGGACGGCGCCGGCGGACCACCAAGAGCCTTCCCTGACTATCTGTGCCACCATCAGTCGATCCAGTTAGCGATTTCCCTGTATGATTTTGCGATCCGATGGGCGCCGGCGTCCGAAAGCTGCTCGGCGTGGCCCTCGCGGATGTGCCCTCCTGCGCACAGCCCGATCACCATCATTCCTGCCGCCACGCCTGCACGAACCCCAATCGGACTGTCCTCGACCACGACTGTACTTGCGGGGTCCGTGTCGAAGGCCTGAGCAGCATGGAGGAAAAGATCGGGGTGGGGTTTACCC
Encoded proteins:
- a CDS encoding cupin domain-containing protein; amino-acid sequence: MTGPVLPAPLRPIRRVVTGHDPAGRSVIVEDGPSPVVRTVEGRPGFVNTNVWRTVGGPTEIAAPDSIVDHEGVMPPAGGTVLRIIDYPPRPRDPEERRRQASASLNALFADAAHASGHAKPGMHVTRSVDYAIVISGVVTAILEDGETDLHPGDVLIQRGTNHGWENRTDAMARIAFILVDGR
- a CDS encoding amidohydrolase family protein, with the protein product MSRPRVARTRKGGLAVIDVHCHVLDPQAERLAEGLPERPVAGPTPGTAAGWTADYNRRLIETAYRPRLTDLSARLADMDAMGVDLQILSPSPTQYYYWAGPEAAEALVLRQNEGIAELCARHPDRLAGLATVSLQHPERAAAQARHAIRELGLKGVEISTLVGADPVDAPRFDPFWSAMNDLGAPVLLHPLGTTLGSRLDDHYLSNIIGQPAETAVALSRLIMGGHLDRFDAVRICAVHGGGYLPLYAGRSDHAWSVRPESCGCLQPPSAYLKRLWFDSLVYDPAHLRRLIDVVGADRVVVGTDYPFDMGDYDPVGLIRSVEGLSPAERDAILSGNAIRLFGLEA
- a CDS encoding FAD-dependent monooxygenase, with product MGLRVLVIGGGIGGLSAAIALVRDGHAVDLIERNADLAALGAGLTFNGATAKALAQVGVIDAVLARGCSHGTSRVCDKNGKVLVESSDEEVYGAGVPVLGGILRPVLHEILKTEAERQGVRARTSTTVEAIVESPGGAEITFTDGSARTYDLVIGADGLLSSTRRMVFPDAPGPVFSGQGCWRAVAPRPASVTTSELYFGTRHKAGINPVSADEMYLFCLVSAPTNPWHEEADWVDLLKGELAEFGGHIGEVRDNLGAGSRINYRPLETIVMPPPWHKGRVLLIGDAAHATTPHVGYGAGLAIEDGVVLAELLRAGDPLPEVFDAFMTRRYERCAAVVEGSVGLGQLEIDQAPVADQRRLSRQIYDLIREPA
- a CDS encoding NAD-dependent succinate-semialdehyde dehydrogenase; the protein is MTSSDLSPPRLSDPGLLSSRALIGGRWADAGSGAVFDVVNPATGAVIGRVPDMGVAETREAIAAAAAAFPAWRRRTALERGRILRRMSELMIANVEDLALIMTCEQGKPLAESRGEIAYAASFLEWFAEEGRRVYGEIIPPNIPGRRILTTREPIGVFAAITPWNFPSAMITRKAAPAWAAGCTGVIRPANQTPLSALALGVLAERAGLPAGVCNIVTGDPVAIGAELTGSATVRKVSFTGSTRVGAILLAQCAPTIKKTSMELGGNAPFIVFDDADLDLAVEGAMVAKFRNAGQTCVCANRLLVQTGVHDAFVARLKARVEALVCGDGLQGGVTQGPLIDAGAVHKVANYVEDAVSKGARCVAGGRPVREAWFEPTVLVDTPTTALCFREEIFGPVAPIFRFETEEEAIALANDTEFGLASYLYTSDLARAFRVAEALECGIVGVNEGLISTEVAPFGGVKSSGLGREGSRHGIEDYLEIKYIGIGGIGRPLV